One Janthinobacterium sp. TB1-E2 genomic region harbors:
- a CDS encoding DUF3488 and transglutaminase-like domain-containing protein: MKAWLSNLPRDKADIVLLLLSAAMVLAPHALHLPPWLSAAAAALLLWRAVITVRGKRQPGLALLAPMALLGIAGVYASYGTVLGRDPGVAMLALLLALKSLEMHGRRDIFVFVFLSFFLLLANFFHAQGILSAAWMLATVIVLLAALLSAQYGAVQPRLAQRLNLLGRMLALAIPLSALMFFALPRVDGPLWGTAPEGAQARTGLSDSMQPGAIASLALSSEPVFTARFSTPLPPQDQLYWRGVVLGDFDGATWTRRGAKGRAPASDSRIDIALEGQPSHYEVTLQASGQRRIFALDVPRSIERLPGNPYVVSSALEVLTIQPITSTVRYRVSSQPRYRLQANLSPEQQRPWLALPAGSNPRSVAWARALRGSGTQTLAPAGAIAAVLGHFRRAPFRYTLQPPLLGKQGVDDFLFGTQAGFCEHYAGSFVVLMRAMGIPARVVTGYQGGVRNGTGNSLTVRQSDAHAWSEVWLAGRGWVRVDPTSAVAPLRTQRNLDAALPPAPSPLTAWRALAGLDGGAQGAVAAWRQQWQQAEHAWSSWVLDTTPQRQRAMLEGLKNVPAKKLALACAVLALLSAVAGALVWWRHARQGDPLDALYAQFCHLQARRGYSRAPHEGPHGYAARLAAGKATQEAHAAIAQFLAIYAAMKYGNASPDEQLRARRHLRRLLTQCR; the protein is encoded by the coding sequence ATGAAAGCCTGGCTGAGCAACTTGCCGCGCGACAAGGCCGACATCGTGCTGCTGTTGCTGTCCGCCGCCATGGTGCTGGCGCCGCACGCGCTGCACCTGCCTCCGTGGCTGTCGGCCGCCGCCGCAGCCCTCCTGCTGTGGCGCGCCGTCATCACCGTGCGGGGCAAGCGCCAGCCGGGGCTGGCCCTGCTCGCGCCGATGGCCTTGCTCGGTATCGCCGGCGTCTACGCCAGCTATGGCACCGTGCTGGGACGCGATCCCGGCGTGGCCATGCTGGCCTTGCTGCTGGCCTTGAAATCGCTGGAAATGCATGGCCGGCGCGACATCTTCGTTTTCGTTTTCCTCAGTTTTTTCCTCCTGCTGGCAAATTTCTTCCATGCGCAAGGCATCCTCAGCGCCGCCTGGATGCTGGCCACCGTCATCGTCTTGCTGGCCGCCCTGCTGTCAGCCCAGTACGGCGCCGTGCAGCCCCGCCTGGCGCAACGGTTAAATTTACTGGGACGCATGCTGGCGCTGGCCATCCCCCTGTCGGCCCTGATGTTTTTTGCCCTGCCGCGCGTGGACGGCCCCCTGTGGGGTACGGCACCGGAAGGCGCGCAGGCGCGCACGGGCTTGTCCGACAGCATGCAGCCGGGCGCCATCGCCTCGCTGGCCCTGTCAAGCGAACCCGTCTTCACGGCCCGATTTTCCACACCGCTCCCGCCGCAAGACCAGCTGTATTGGCGCGGCGTAGTGCTGGGCGACTTCGACGGCGCCACCTGGACGCGCCGGGGCGCAAAGGGCCGCGCGCCTGCCAGCGACAGCCGGATAGATATCGCGCTGGAAGGCCAGCCCAGCCACTACGAAGTCACCCTGCAAGCAAGCGGCCAGCGGCGCATCTTCGCGCTCGACGTGCCGCGCAGCATCGAACGCTTGCCCGGCAATCCGTACGTCGTGTCGTCCGCGCTGGAAGTGCTGACCATACAGCCTATTACTTCGACCGTGCGTTACCGCGTCAGTTCCCAGCCCCGCTACCGGCTGCAGGCAAACCTGTCGCCAGAACAGCAGCGGCCATGGCTGGCCTTGCCCGCTGGCAGCAACCCGCGCAGCGTGGCCTGGGCCCGCGCATTGCGCGGCAGCGGCACGCAAACGCTGGCGCCCGCCGGCGCGATCGCCGCCGTGCTCGGGCACTTCCGCCGCGCACCGTTCCGCTACACCCTGCAGCCGCCGCTGCTGGGCAAGCAGGGCGTCGACGACTTCCTGTTTGGCACGCAGGCGGGCTTTTGCGAACATTACGCGGGCAGCTTTGTCGTGCTGATGCGCGCCATGGGCATACCCGCGCGCGTCGTCACCGGTTACCAGGGCGGCGTGCGCAACGGTACGGGCAACAGCTTGACGGTGCGCCAGTCCGACGCCCATGCGTGGAGCGAAGTGTGGCTGGCGGGCCGGGGCTGGGTGCGCGTCGACCCGACAAGCGCCGTCGCGCCCCTGCGCACGCAGCGCAACCTCGACGCCGCCCTGCCGCCGGCCCCGTCGCCGCTGACGGCGTGGCGCGCCTTGGCCGGCCTCGATGGCGGCGCGCAAGGGGCGGTTGCCGCGTGGCGCCAGCAATGGCAGCAGGCCGAGCACGCCTGGAGCAGCTGGGTGCTCGACACCACGCCGCAGCGCCAGCGCGCCATGCTCGAGGGCTTGAAAAACGTGCCGGCGAAAAAGCTGGCACTCGCGTGCGCCGTGCTGGCCCTGCTGTCCGCCGTGGCGGGCGCACTGGTCTGGTGGCGGCACGCGCGGCAAGGCGATCCGCTTGACGCCCTGTATGCGCAGTTTTGCCATTTACAGGCGCGGCGCGGGTACAGCCGTGCGCCGCACGAAGGCCCGCACGGTTATGCTGCGCGGTTGGCCGCGGGCAAGGCCACACAAGAGGCACACGCCGCCATCGCACAGTTTCTGGCAATCTATGCCGCGATGAAGTATGGTAATGCCAGCCCAGACGAACAACTCCGCGCGCGGCGCCACTTGCGCCGCCTGTTAACCCAATGCCGATGA
- a CDS encoding DUF58 domain-containing protein — protein MRWRTIQWLPARPWLGAERVHIRPSGAGLAFAALLLALWIAAVNYRLGLGYALTYFSASCAIADMLFASRNLAGLALAATPGSPVFAGSQATFTLRLINRSARPRHAIHVAIRDSAAAPSLADIAAHGETAVNIVVAAQQRGWLIAPPVRLSGSFPLGLFLAWCHWQPEARVLVYPQPEHNAPPLPLPAGTVQQVQRPSSPDSPDLPDGALELAGVRAYQPGDPLHRLAWRQIARHDGEHVFSKQFQPAADSPAGAAHGSIMLEHASLHALAPEARLSRLAAWVLQAERTGLSYGLRLGPLTVAPALGASHRDACLRALALHGSPDGSPHDWRHDFPPAQATP, from the coding sequence ATGCGCTGGCGCACTATCCAATGGCTGCCGGCGCGCCCCTGGCTGGGCGCGGAGCGCGTGCACATCCGTCCCTCGGGCGCGGGCCTGGCGTTTGCCGCGCTACTGCTGGCGCTGTGGATCGCCGCCGTCAATTACCGCCTGGGCCTGGGCTATGCGCTCACGTATTTCTCGGCCTCCTGCGCCATCGCCGACATGCTGTTTGCCAGCCGCAATTTGGCGGGCCTGGCCCTGGCCGCCACGCCGGGCAGCCCCGTGTTCGCGGGCAGCCAGGCCACGTTCACCTTGCGCCTGATCAACCGCAGCGCGCGCCCGCGCCATGCCATCCACGTGGCCATCCGCGATTCGGCGGCAGCGCCCAGCCTGGCCGACATCGCCGCCCACGGGGAAACGGCCGTCAACATCGTCGTGGCCGCGCAGCAACGGGGATGGCTGATTGCCCCGCCCGTGCGCCTGTCCGGCAGTTTTCCGCTCGGTCTGTTCCTTGCCTGGTGCCACTGGCAGCCAGAGGCGCGCGTGCTCGTGTATCCGCAGCCCGAACACAATGCGCCGCCACTGCCCTTGCCTGCCGGCACGGTACAGCAAGTACAGAGGCCAAGCTCGCCAGATTCGCCAGACTTGCCCGATGGCGCCCTGGAACTGGCCGGCGTGCGCGCCTACCAGCCCGGCGACCCCTTGCACCGCCTGGCCTGGCGCCAGATCGCCCGCCATGATGGCGAGCATGTATTCAGCAAGCAATTCCAGCCTGCCGCCGACTCTCCCGCAGGCGCAGCCCATGGCAGCATCATGCTCGAGCACGCTTCCCTGCACGCGCTGGCGCCGGAAGCGCGTTTGTCGCGCCTGGCCGCCTGGGTGCTGCAGGCGGAACGCACGGGCCTGTCATATGGCTTACGCCTGGGCCCGCTGACTGTCGCGCCGGCCCTGGGCGCCAGCCACCGCGACGCCTGCCTGCGCGCGCTGGCCCTGCACGGTTCGCCAGACGGTTCGCCGCACGATTGGCGGCACGATTTTCCGCCAGCGCAGGCGACGCCATGA
- a CDS encoding AAA family ATPase, whose product MFSKIHQAAQQIGEVLVGKHLQIRQTLACVLAGGHLLIEDVPGVGKTTLAHALAISLGLQWKRQQFTSDLLPADVAGMSVYDRGSGSFVFHPGPLFTQVLLADEINRATPKTQSGLLEAMEERQVTLDGVTHALPQPFFVIATQNCAHQLGTFPLPESQLDRFLMCVTLGYPDAAAERALLLGADRRAMLHTLPAVMNAEELLQAQAGLRAIHASATVVDYVLALVHATRAPGVFADGLSPRAALALLQAARAWAALEGRDHVTPDDVQAVLLPVCAHRLHAAQGSVDSRSLLQHMLLSIPV is encoded by the coding sequence ATGTTTTCGAAAATACACCAGGCCGCACAGCAGATCGGCGAAGTTCTCGTCGGCAAACACTTGCAGATCCGCCAGACCCTCGCCTGCGTGCTGGCCGGCGGCCACCTGCTGATCGAAGACGTGCCCGGCGTGGGCAAGACGACTTTGGCCCACGCGCTGGCCATCTCGCTGGGCCTGCAATGGAAGCGCCAGCAATTCACGAGCGACCTGCTGCCCGCCGACGTGGCCGGCATGAGCGTGTATGACCGGGGCAGCGGCAGCTTCGTGTTTCATCCCGGCCCCCTGTTCACGCAAGTGCTGCTGGCCGACGAGATCAACCGCGCCACGCCGAAGACGCAATCGGGCTTGCTCGAAGCGATGGAAGAGCGGCAAGTGACGCTCGATGGCGTCACGCACGCGCTGCCGCAGCCGTTTTTCGTCATCGCCACGCAAAACTGCGCGCACCAGCTGGGCACTTTCCCCTTGCCCGAATCGCAGCTCGACCGTTTTCTCATGTGCGTGACCCTCGGCTACCCCGATGCGGCCGCGGAACGGGCGCTGCTGCTGGGCGCCGACCGCCGCGCCATGCTGCACACCTTGCCTGCCGTCATGAACGCGGAAGAATTGCTGCAGGCGCAAGCGGGCCTGCGCGCCATCCACGCCTCGGCCACCGTCGTCGACTATGTGCTGGCCCTCGTGCATGCCACGCGCGCGCCCGGTGTGTTTGCCGATGGCCTGAGCCCGCGCGCCGCGCTGGCCCTGCTGCAGGCGGCGCGCGCCTGGGCCGCCCTGGAAGGCCGCGACCATGTCACGCCCGACGACGTGCAAGCCGTGCTGCTGCCCGTCTGCGCCCACCGCCTGCATGCCGCGCAAGGGTCCGTCGATAGCCGCAGCCTGCTGCAGCACATGCTGTTGAGTATCCCCGTCTGA
- a CDS encoding histone deacetylase family protein, with the protein MSTAIYTHPDCQRHEMGDWHPESPARLQAINDQLILAHISDLVEHRDGVRAQLSDIERNHSATAIGLVRDNVPQEGDYYPLDGDTLLNAHSYEAALAAAGSAVAATDAVIDGEISNAFCAIRPPGHHARPSEPMGFCLFNNVAIAAKHALDVRGLERVAIVDFDVHHGNGTAESVAHDPRILMVSFFQHPFYPYSDVESYTDTRVNVPVPARSKGDAVRQLVLDHWLPALHRQQPQMIFISAGFDAHREDDVGGMGLVEADYTWMTQQMMAVASQYGKGRIVSCLEGGYNLSSLGRSVAAHVKALAEL; encoded by the coding sequence ATGAGCACAGCCATTTATACCCATCCCGATTGCCAGCGCCATGAAATGGGCGACTGGCACCCTGAATCGCCGGCCCGCTTGCAGGCCATCAATGACCAGTTGATACTCGCGCACATCAGCGACCTGGTCGAGCATCGCGATGGCGTGCGCGCGCAATTGTCCGATATCGAGCGCAACCACAGCGCCACGGCCATCGGCCTCGTGCGCGACAATGTGCCGCAGGAGGGCGACTACTATCCGCTCGACGGCGACACCCTGCTCAACGCGCACAGTTACGAGGCGGCGCTGGCCGCCGCCGGCTCGGCCGTGGCGGCCACGGACGCCGTCATCGATGGCGAGATCAGCAACGCCTTCTGCGCGATCCGCCCGCCCGGCCACCATGCGCGGCCCAGCGAACCGATGGGTTTTTGCCTGTTCAATAATGTCGCCATTGCCGCCAAGCATGCGCTCGACGTGCGCGGGCTTGAACGGGTCGCCATCGTCGACTTCGACGTGCATCATGGCAATGGCACGGCCGAGTCCGTTGCGCACGATCCGCGCATCCTGATGGTGAGCTTTTTCCAGCACCCGTTCTATCCGTACAGCGATGTGGAATCGTATACGGACACGCGCGTCAACGTGCCCGTGCCGGCCCGCTCGAAGGGCGACGCCGTGCGCCAGCTGGTGCTCGACCACTGGCTGCCGGCGCTGCACCGGCAGCAGCCGCAGATGATTTTCATTTCCGCCGGTTTCGACGCCCACCGCGAAGACGACGTGGGCGGCATGGGCCTGGTGGAGGCCGACTATACGTGGATGACGCAGCAGATGATGGCAGTGGCCAGCCAGTATGGCAAAGGCCGTATCGTCAGCTGCCTCGAAGGGGGCTACAACCTGTCGTCGCTGGGCCGCAGCGTGGCGGCGCACGTGAAGGCGCTGGCGGAACTGTAA
- the ylqF gene encoding ribosome biogenesis GTPase YlqF — translation MAIQWYPGHMNAARKKAAETMENTDLVIEVVDARLPAASCNPMVDELRLFRQRPCLKILNKTDLADPAATAAWVAYFNAQEGVTAYAMTTKKPGDVARIPDLAKSLAPHRGVPTKPLRIMIMGIPNVGKSTLMNALLKKRVAKVGDEPAVTKMQQKLYLDKNTILVDTPGMLWPKIAIPSDGLMLAASHAIGSNALIEEEVAVFLAEELLKRYPDLLATRYGTKIGEVDAIGVVEGIAAKRGFRIKGGDYDFEKASHTLLLDYRSGILGRISLETPDTRAALMAQHAAEMAEKAAKAAEIAAEKAKNAARGKRGT, via the coding sequence ATGGCGATACAATGGTACCCAGGACACATGAACGCGGCCCGCAAGAAAGCGGCCGAAACCATGGAAAACACCGATCTGGTGATTGAAGTGGTGGACGCGCGCCTGCCGGCAGCCAGCTGCAATCCCATGGTGGACGAGCTGCGCCTGTTCCGCCAGCGCCCTTGCCTGAAAATCCTCAACAAGACCGACCTGGCCGACCCTGCCGCGACCGCCGCCTGGGTGGCGTATTTCAATGCGCAGGAAGGCGTGACCGCGTATGCGATGACGACCAAGAAGCCGGGCGACGTGGCGCGCATTCCGGACTTGGCCAAGTCGCTGGCGCCGCACCGCGGCGTGCCGACGAAGCCGCTGCGCATCATGATCATGGGCATCCCCAACGTGGGCAAGTCGACCCTGATGAACGCGCTGCTGAAAAAGCGCGTGGCCAAGGTGGGCGACGAGCCGGCCGTGACGAAAATGCAGCAAAAGCTGTATCTGGACAAGAACACCATCCTCGTCGACACGCCTGGCATGCTGTGGCCGAAGATCGCCATCCCCAGCGATGGCCTGATGCTGGCCGCCAGCCACGCCATCGGCTCGAACGCGCTGATCGAAGAGGAAGTGGCCGTGTTCCTGGCTGAGGAATTGCTCAAGCGCTACCCGGACTTGCTGGCAACCCGCTACGGCACCAAGATCGGTGAAGTCGACGCCATCGGCGTGGTCGAAGGCATCGCCGCCAAGCGCGGCTTCCGCATCAAGGGCGGCGACTACGATTTCGAGAAAGCGTCGCACACCTTGCTGCTCGACTACCGCAGCGGCATCCTGGGACGCATCTCGCTGGAAACGCCGGACACGCGCGCTGCCCTGATGGCCCAGCACGCGGCCGAGATGGCGGAAAAAGCGGCCAAGGCGGCCGAGATCGCTGCCGAGAAGGCGAAGAATGCGGCGCGCGGCAAGCGCGGTACGTAA
- a CDS encoding class III extradiol ring-cleavage dioxygenase — MQEHTFPTYFLSHGGGPWPFMKDQFGGRYDVLEASLQDIPRQIGARPKAVLVVTAHWEGPQFLVSASPRPGMIYDYSGFPPHTYQIQYPAPGAPELAAQVKQLLDAAGHPARLDHERGFDHGTFSALFPIYPQADVPLVQLSLKHGYDPLTHIEVGRALASLRRQGVLILGSGLSYHNLRQFGQAGAVASHQFDAWLRQTMALPPEQRLAQLLAWDQAPGARQAHPQEDHLLPLMVALGAAEQEAAHVAYHEEDFFGALAVTSFRFGATGGN; from the coding sequence ATGCAAGAACACACCTTCCCCACCTACTTCCTGTCACATGGCGGCGGCCCGTGGCCGTTCATGAAAGACCAGTTCGGCGGCCGCTACGACGTGCTCGAAGCGTCGTTGCAGGATATCCCGCGCCAGATCGGCGCGCGTCCGAAAGCCGTGCTGGTCGTCACGGCGCACTGGGAAGGACCGCAATTTCTCGTCTCGGCCAGCCCCCGGCCGGGCATGATCTACGACTATTCGGGCTTTCCGCCGCACACCTATCAAATCCAGTACCCGGCACCGGGCGCGCCGGAATTGGCGGCGCAGGTAAAACAGTTGCTGGACGCGGCCGGCCATCCGGCGCGCCTCGACCATGAGCGCGGTTTCGACCATGGCACCTTCAGCGCCCTGTTTCCCATCTACCCGCAGGCGGACGTGCCGCTGGTGCAGCTGTCGCTGAAACACGGCTACGACCCGCTCACCCACATCGAGGTGGGCCGCGCGCTGGCCAGCCTGCGCCGCCAGGGCGTGCTGATACTGGGCAGCGGCCTGTCCTACCATAACCTGCGCCAGTTCGGCCAGGCGGGCGCCGTCGCCTCGCACCAGTTCGACGCCTGGCTGCGCCAGACGATGGCCTTGCCGCCGGAACAGAGATTGGCGCAGCTGCTGGCCTGGGACCAGGCGCCGGGCGCACGCCAGGCCCATCCGCAGGAAGACCATCTGCTGCCGCTGATGGTGGCGCTCGGCGCGGCCGAGCAGGAAGCGGCGCACGTGGCGTATCACGAGGAGGATTTTTTTGGGGCGCTGGCGGTGACGAGTTTCCGGTTTGGAGCGACTGGCGGAAATTAG
- a CDS encoding LysR family transcriptional regulator gives MDTLRSMRVFRAVVELDSFVRASERLDLSPAMVSKHVMHLERHLGARLLNRSSRHLSLTEIGKVYFEQCRDMLDNLDEVEATVGRTTVVPRGMLRLSAPVWFANAIFTRTLVAYRERFPEVTFDIDLSGRVVNLVEEGFDLALRVSQAPSPALIARPIGSIAFHLVAAPAYLARAGQPQLPQDLAQHAMISYSLLSNGNELTFDGPQGRETVKFSPVLQCNNESLLHAAALDGMGIALLPSWQTDADLAAGRLVRLFDAYQLAGGKVYAVYTSRRYLSSKVRTFIDFLADEGRLGA, from the coding sequence ATGGATACCTTGCGCAGCATGCGCGTGTTTCGCGCCGTGGTGGAACTGGACAGTTTCGTGCGCGCCAGCGAGCGCCTCGATCTGTCACCGGCCATGGTCAGCAAGCACGTGATGCATCTGGAGCGCCACCTGGGCGCGCGCCTGCTGAACCGCAGCAGCCGCCACCTGAGCCTGACGGAAATCGGCAAGGTGTATTTTGAACAGTGCCGCGACATGCTCGACAACCTCGACGAGGTGGAAGCGACGGTGGGCCGCACGACGGTGGTGCCGCGCGGCATGCTGCGCCTGAGCGCCCCCGTCTGGTTCGCCAACGCCATCTTTACGCGCACCCTGGTGGCCTACCGCGAGCGCTTTCCGGAAGTGACGTTCGACATCGACTTGAGCGGGCGAGTGGTCAACCTGGTGGAAGAGGGCTTCGACCTGGCCCTGCGCGTGAGCCAGGCGCCGTCGCCGGCCCTGATTGCGCGGCCCATCGGCAGCATCGCCTTTCACCTGGTGGCCGCGCCCGCCTATCTGGCGCGCGCCGGCCAGCCGCAGCTGCCGCAAGACCTGGCGCAGCACGCGATGATCAGTTATTCGCTGCTATCGAACGGCAACGAATTGACGTTCGACGGCCCGCAGGGACGCGAGACGGTGAAGTTCTCGCCCGTCCTGCAATGCAATAACGAAAGCCTGCTGCACGCGGCCGCGCTCGACGGCATGGGCATCGCGCTGCTGCCATCGTGGCAGACGGATGCGGACCTGGCGGCGGGGCGGCTGGTGCGCCTTTTCGACGCTTACCAGCTGGCGGGCGGCAAGGTGTATGCCGTCTACACGAGCCGCCGCTACCTGTCCTCGAAAGTGCGCACCTTCATCGACTTCCTCGCCGATGAAGGGCGCCTGGGAGCTTGA
- a CDS encoding M1 family metallopeptidase: protein MESRSTPRRRISFIPGKLKALSIAALLLAGLALQADLFAQPDQGKPASAPLPLAPSADGIALASPHASAVTTPSASNAWGGARTGAQATLSDRVVDYQIEATLDPVKHTIDGRQKLRWRNRSAQAVSSVYLHLYLNAFEGEHSTFFTEKRKLDTGFRSGVDTRDGEWGYIELRSMTQNGARAPWHFVQPDNGPATDRTVVRVDLPQAVAPGAETTLDIGFFDQLPRVIARTGYFGSFHLVGQWFPKIAVLELPGERGATAPRWNAHEFHLNSEFYADFGHYDVKLTVPKEYTVGATGELQGAPQEKNGMLTHHYVQGDVHDFAWTADKRSAPPLLDSWNGPGSPPVAIKVLYPPEYASNAAPALQAAKDTLTYFSRTLGPYPYKTLTVVIPPFNAAEAGGMEYPTFFTASGYAGLQPKTAAEFGLDFVTIHEFGHGYFYGILASNEFEEPILDEGLNEYWDQRMLRARNQDIHATTPLLKRLGFAPAFKVFEFERTAAPRQDAADPLGQNAWDRLQGVGPVYSRTATTLRDLEARIGGEAMERGFKAYYEQWKFRHPSVADLREALAEATGQRRIVEQVFAQQVYASANIDDRIGSFTSDEQTPLAGLALVNGKRVEHTPEALEQEEDKVREAWDKAHPDAKPGTGPYPYLTSVVLRRRGAPVPQVLLVKFADGTSERVVWDNDQLWQRYTWSKPVKAVSAELDPDRVHYLDVNKLDDSRTLKADKSAARRWSIDLTAAFQYLFSLIATV, encoded by the coding sequence ATGGAAAGTCGTAGCACACCGCGCCGCCGCATTTCCTTCATCCCGGGCAAGCTCAAGGCCCTTTCCATCGCCGCCCTGCTGCTGGCCGGCCTGGCCCTGCAAGCCGACCTGTTCGCCCAGCCGGATCAGGGCAAGCCCGCCAGCGCGCCCCTGCCGCTGGCACCATCGGCCGACGGCATCGCCCTCGCTTCGCCGCATGCGTCGGCCGTCACCACGCCCAGCGCCAGCAACGCCTGGGGCGGTGCGCGCACGGGCGCGCAAGCGACCCTGTCGGACCGCGTGGTCGACTACCAGATCGAAGCGACGCTCGATCCCGTCAAGCACACGATCGATGGCCGGCAGAAACTGCGCTGGCGCAACCGCAGCGCGCAAGCCGTCAGCAGCGTCTACCTGCACCTGTACCTGAACGCCTTCGAAGGCGAGCATTCGACTTTCTTCACCGAGAAGCGCAAGCTCGATACGGGTTTCCGCTCGGGCGTCGATACGCGCGACGGCGAGTGGGGCTACATCGAACTGCGCAGCATGACGCAGAACGGCGCCAGGGCGCCCTGGCATTTCGTCCAGCCCGACAACGGCCCGGCCACCGACCGCACGGTGGTGCGCGTCGACTTGCCGCAGGCCGTCGCGCCGGGCGCCGAGACGACGCTCGACATCGGCTTCTTCGACCAGCTGCCGCGCGTCATCGCGCGCACCGGCTATTTCGGCAGCTTCCACCTGGTGGGCCAGTGGTTTCCCAAGATCGCCGTGCTGGAACTGCCCGGCGAACGGGGCGCCACGGCGCCGCGCTGGAACGCGCATGAATTCCACCTGAACTCGGAGTTCTACGCCGACTTCGGCCACTACGACGTGAAGCTGACCGTGCCCAAGGAATACACGGTGGGCGCCACGGGCGAGCTGCAGGGCGCGCCGCAGGAAAAGAACGGCATGCTCACGCATCACTACGTGCAGGGCGACGTGCACGATTTCGCCTGGACGGCCGACAAGCGCAGCGCGCCGCCGCTGCTGGACAGCTGGAACGGCCCTGGCAGCCCGCCCGTGGCCATCAAGGTGCTGTACCCGCCCGAGTACGCGTCGAACGCGGCGCCCGCGCTGCAGGCTGCCAAGGATACACTCACGTATTTTTCGCGCACCCTGGGCCCGTATCCGTACAAGACCCTGACGGTAGTGATTCCGCCGTTTAACGCGGCCGAAGCGGGCGGCATGGAATACCCGACCTTCTTCACGGCCTCGGGCTACGCCGGCCTGCAGCCGAAGACGGCGGCCGAATTTGGCCTCGATTTCGTCACCATCCATGAATTCGGCCATGGCTATTTCTACGGCATCCTGGCCTCGAACGAGTTCGAGGAACCGATCCTCGACGAAGGCTTGAACGAGTACTGGGACCAGCGCATGCTGCGCGCACGCAATCAGGATATCCACGCCACCACGCCCCTGCTCAAGCGCCTGGGTTTCGCTCCCGCCTTCAAGGTCTTCGAATTCGAGCGCACGGCCGCACCGCGCCAGGACGCGGCCGACCCGCTGGGCCAGAACGCGTGGGACCGCCTGCAGGGCGTGGGCCCCGTGTACAGCCGCACGGCCACCACCCTGCGCGACCTCGAAGCGCGCATCGGCGGCGAGGCCATGGAACGGGGTTTCAAGGCCTACTATGAACAGTGGAAATTCCGCCATCCGAGCGTGGCCGACTTGCGCGAAGCGCTGGCCGAAGCGACGGGCCAGCGGCGCATCGTGGAACAGGTCTTCGCGCAGCAAGTGTATGCCAGCGCGAATATCGACGACCGCATCGGCAGCTTCACCAGCGACGAGCAGACGCCGCTGGCCGGCCTGGCGCTGGTGAACGGCAAGCGCGTGGAACATACGCCCGAGGCGCTGGAACAAGAAGAGGACAAGGTGCGCGAGGCGTGGGACAAGGCGCACCCGGACGCCAAACCCGGCACGGGTCCCTATCCGTATCTGACCAGCGTGGTGCTGCGCCGCCGCGGCGCGCCCGTGCCGCAGGTGCTGCTGGTGAAGTTCGCCGACGGCACGTCCGAACGCGTGGTGTGGGACAACGACCAGCTGTGGCAGCGCTACACCTGGAGCAAGCCCGTGAAGGCCGTCTCGGCCGAACTGGACCCCGACCGCGTGCACTACCTCGACGTCAACAAGCTCGATGACAGCCGCACCCTGAAAGCCGACAAGTCCGCCGCGCGGCGCTGGAGCATCGACCTCACCGCCGCCTTCCAATACCTCTTTTCCCTGATCGCCACCGTATGA